The following coding sequences are from one Stegostoma tigrinum isolate sSteTig4 chromosome 11, sSteTig4.hap1, whole genome shotgun sequence window:
- the LOC132210192 gene encoding proline-rich proteoglycan 2-like, which yields MTLKHPPQGHSNLQHSLTQPQEHSNHRPPGVHPKGTATTDTPPTGPPQGHSDHRHPAHRSTPGAQRPPTPRPQVHPRGTATTDTPPTGPPQGHSDHRHPAHRSTPGAQRPPTPRPQVHPRGTATTDTPPTGPPQGHSDHRHPVHPRGTATTDTPPTGPPQGHSDHRHPAHRSTPGAQRPPTPRTQVHPRGTATTDTPHTGPPQGHSDHRHPAHRSTPGAK from the coding sequence ATGACCCTTAAGCACCCACCTCAGGGTCATAGCAACCtccaacactcactcacccaACCCCAGGAGCACAGCAACCATCGACCTCCAGGGGTCCACCCAAAGGGCACAGCGACCACCGACACCCCGCCCACAGGTCCACCCCAGGGGCACAGCGACCACCGACACCCCGCCCACAGGTCCACCCCAGGGGCACAGCGACCACCGACACCCCGCCCACAGGTCCACCCCAGGGGCACAGCGACCACCGACACCCCGCCCACAGGTCCACCCCAGGGGCACAGCGACCACCGACACCCCGCCCACAGGTCCACCCCAGGGGCACAGCGACCACCGACACCCCGCCCACAGGTCCACCCCAGGGGCACAGCGACCACCGACACCCCGCCCACAGGTCCACCCCAGGGGCACAGCGACCACCGACACCCCGTCCACCCCAGGGGCACAGCGACCACCGACACCCCGCCCACAGGTCCACCCCAGGGGCACAGCGACCACCGACACCCCGCACACAGGTCCACCCCAGGGGCACAGCGACCACCGACACCCCGCACACAGGTCCACCCCAGGGGCACAGCGACCACCGACACCCCGCACACAGGTCCACCCCAGGGGCACAGCGACCACCGACACCCCGCGCACAGGTCCACTCCAGGGGCAAAGTGA